In Mytilus edulis chromosome 7, xbMytEdul2.2, whole genome shotgun sequence, a single genomic region encodes these proteins:
- the LOC139480874 gene encoding tyrosinase-like protein 1, translating into MKAMVYLQVAVSLALAFQSHAWMNGGDFSKQFEECTGVYNKPSDVNALSMGGYERQCTDLLIPLDSSHQRIGNFTDDQMGYIKSLVRKSFMEMLNNMGNRIKRTTKSVWRVREEIKARNGAPFQRYAEAVRRLKKSGEYDVIAQIHITVVPTAHFGPNFLRWHRLYLFILETALGCPIPYWDSSEDYVMKKPQDSVVWSPKYFGNGYGPVVTGPFANFQTPIGPLFRKINADGSLMDRYAIIKYVLSKRRVGDVSSPTAKPISNMEGYHNNMHAWINGLMANLAYSAYDPVFFCLHSMIDNVYEIFRRQQVKAGIDPATDFVKTGQKGQSPGDLSKINGFINRYGQSHKLALQVQYQPLSQCPVCHGSKDKYCDNYRGVCVSRAAAPHTNAMEGILIADLMAKKSGLAEGAFGDAFPIFSRDPRTRGDPVQPVMEKKYKY; encoded by the exons GCAATGGTATATCTCCAAGTTGCAGTTTCTCTTGCTTTGGCTTTCCAGTCACATGCCTGGATGAATGGAGGCGATTTTTCAAAGCAATTTGAAGAATGCACTGGTGTCTACAATAAGCCTTCCGACGTAAATGCTCTCTCCATGGGAGGTTATGAAAGACAGTGCACCGACCTTCTAATCCCATTGGACTCATCACACCAACGTATTGGAAACTTCACTGATGATCAGATGGGCTATATCAAAAGCCTGGTCAGGAAGTCTTTTAtggaaatgttaaacaatatggGAAATAGAATTAAACGTACTACCAAATCTGTATGGAGAGTAAGAGAAGAAATAAAAGCACGTAATGGTGCACCTTTCCAAAGGTACGCTGAAGCAGTGCGTCGTCTCAAAAAG TCCGGTGAATATGATGTGATAGCACAGATACACATAACAGTTGTTCCTACAGCACATTTTGGACCAAATTTCCTTCGCTGGCACAGACTTTATCTTTTTAT CTTGGAGACAGCTTTAGGATGTCCAATACCATACTGGGATTCATCTGAAGATTACGTCATGAAGAAACCACAAGACTCTGTTGTCTGGTCACCTAAATACTTCGGCAACGGATATGGACCCGTAGTCACAGGCCCTTTTGCAAACTTCCAAACACCAATTGGCCCTTTATTCCGAAAGATCAATGCAGATGGCTCACTTATGGATCGTTATGCTATAATCAAATATGTTCTTTCCAAACGTCGCGTGGGGGATGTTTCTTCTCCAACAGCAAAACCAATCTCCAACATGGAAGGTTACCACAATAATATGCATGCCTGGATTAATGGGTTAATGGCTAACCTTGCCTACAGTGCCTACGATCCAGTATTCTTTTGTCTTCATTCAATGATTGATAATGTCTACGAGATATTCCGAAGGCAGCAAGTAAAAGCTGGTATCGACCCGGCTACAGATTTTGTCAAAACTGGCCAGAAGGGTCAATCTCCAGGCGATTTGTCCAAAATTAATGGCTTTATTAACCGCTATGGACAGTCCCACAAATTAGCCCTCCAAGTCCAATATCAACCATTGTCCCAATGTCCAGTCTGCCACGGAAGTAAAGATAAATATTGTGACAATTACAGAGGTGTTTGTGTCTCACGTGCAGCAGCACCACATACTAATGCAATGGAAGGCATACTAATTGCTGATTTAATGGCTAAGAAGTCCGGCTTGGCAGAGGGAGCGTTTGGTGATGCTTTCCCTATCTTCTCACGTGATCCTCGAACCAGAGGCGATCCAGTGCAACCGGTCAtggagaaaaaatataaatattaa